The Flavobacterium piscisymbiosum genome includes a region encoding these proteins:
- a CDS encoding DMT family transporter: MIREKMLPITNKIKEFKIIIAGILFAFLWASASTATKIGLHAAQPFVISIFRFVIAGSIMLILSHIIMAKRFPQKKEWVQISIYGLFNITFYLGLYVIAMQKVSAGLGSLAVATNPVFIVLISAVWLSHKIKFKNILSLILCFIGVFLAAYPLLQNSFATPGGILILVTSMIAYSLGTIYYSRQNWNGLHILTINGWQTIIGAVFLLPVLFLTYESDQNVFNHDFWFSTSWLAIAVSIGAVQFWLYLLKNNPIKASYWLFLCPIFGFLIAYFMVDEPLTLYTLFGVLFVIIGLYTTLSSDKKIKT, encoded by the coding sequence ATGATCAGAGAAAAAATGCTCCCGATTACCAATAAAATCAAAGAATTTAAAATCATTATTGCCGGAATATTGTTTGCCTTTTTGTGGGCATCTGCATCAACGGCAACCAAAATTGGATTGCATGCCGCGCAGCCTTTTGTGATTTCTATTTTCAGGTTTGTAATAGCCGGGAGCATTATGCTTATTCTTTCACATATTATAATGGCAAAACGATTTCCGCAAAAAAAGGAATGGGTTCAGATTAGTATTTATGGTTTGTTCAACATTACTTTTTATCTGGGATTGTATGTCATTGCCATGCAAAAAGTATCCGCCGGTTTGGGGAGTCTGGCTGTGGCCACTAATCCTGTTTTTATTGTTTTGATCTCAGCTGTTTGGTTATCGCATAAAATCAAATTCAAAAACATACTTAGTCTGATTCTTTGTTTTATTGGAGTATTTCTAGCGGCATATCCTTTATTACAAAACAGTTTTGCAACCCCCGGCGGTATACTTATTTTGGTCACCAGCATGATTGCTTATTCATTAGGAACGATTTATTATTCAAGACAAAACTGGAACGGATTGCACATTCTTACCATTAATGGGTGGCAAACCATTATTGGCGCAGTGTTTCTGCTTCCGGTTTTATTTTTAACGTATGAATCTGATCAGAATGTTTTCAACCACGATTTTTGGTTCTCAACTTCTTGGCTGGCGATAGCGGTTTCTATTGGTGCTGTTCAGTTTTGGTTGTATCTATTAAAAAACAATCCTATAAAAGCTTCGTACTGGCTTTTTTTGTGCCCGATATTCGGATTTTTGATTGCCTACTTTATGGTCGATGAGCCACTTACTTTGTATACTCTTTTTGGAGTTCTATTTGTCATCATCGGATTATACACTACTCTTTCTTCTGATAAAAAAATAAAAACATGA
- the nagB gene encoding glucosamine-6-phosphate deaminase: protein METDLATKPDISYKSAGKFEETRFEKIHNEIFKNSTEASIIVAQEIAQLIRSKQEKGKSCVLGLATGSSPIKVYEELVRMHKEEGLSFSNVITFNLDEYYPMTKENNQSYHYFMHQHLFNHIDIKPENVNIPDGTVHIDELNQYCIDYEMNIKNAGGLDFQLLGIGRTGHVGFNEPGSHINSGTRIITLDHITRVDASSDFNGIDNVPKRAITMGVSTIMRSKRIVLMAWGQNKADIIKRTIQGDISSEVPATFLQNHANATFVLDQSAASELTRFKTPWLVGECIWTQELKSKAIVWLCQKTKQSILKLTDRDYNNNGMSDLLAQEGSAYDLNINMFNVLQHTITGWPGGKPNTDDSHRPERANPAKKRVILFSPHPDDDVISMGGTFSKLIKQGHDVHVVYQTSGNIAVTDDEALKFAEVAKDFIGEAGSGINFTSVIEFLNNKSENEIDSLEVRKLKGLIRRRESYAATRYIGLKDENTHFLDLPFYETGQVKKNPLGAEDIAIVKDIIAKIKPHQVFAAGDLADPHGTHEVCLNAIFAAMKQLKPEKYMDDCWLWLYRGAWHEWDIHEIDMAVPLSPSEVLLKRHAILYHQSQKDRVMFQGNDSREFWVRAEDRNKNTAILYDDLGLAEYEAIEAFKRFDY from the coding sequence ATGGAAACTGATTTAGCAACCAAACCTGATATCAGCTATAAAAGTGCGGGAAAATTTGAAGAAACCAGATTTGAGAAAATCCATAATGAAATCTTCAAAAATTCAACAGAAGCTTCTATAATTGTAGCGCAGGAAATTGCGCAATTAATTAGATCTAAACAAGAAAAAGGAAAATCTTGTGTATTAGGTTTAGCAACAGGTTCTTCTCCTATAAAAGTTTACGAAGAGTTAGTGAGAATGCACAAAGAGGAAGGCCTGAGCTTTAGCAACGTGATTACTTTCAATCTGGATGAATATTATCCAATGACCAAAGAAAACAATCAGAGCTATCATTATTTCATGCATCAGCATCTTTTTAATCATATTGACATCAAACCAGAGAATGTTAATATTCCTGACGGAACGGTACATATTGATGAATTAAACCAATATTGTATTGATTATGAAATGAATATTAAAAACGCCGGAGGTCTTGATTTTCAATTATTAGGAATTGGGCGTACAGGTCACGTGGGTTTCAACGAGCCGGGATCGCACATCAATTCAGGAACCAGAATTATTACACTGGATCATATTACAAGAGTAGACGCCTCATCAGATTTTAATGGAATCGACAATGTTCCTAAAAGAGCGATTACCATGGGAGTTTCTACGATCATGAGATCGAAGAGAATCGTACTTATGGCTTGGGGACAAAACAAAGCCGATATCATCAAGAGAACTATTCAGGGGGATATATCTTCAGAAGTTCCTGCTACATTTTTACAAAATCATGCTAATGCGACTTTCGTATTAGACCAGTCTGCAGCATCTGAACTAACGCGTTTCAAAACGCCTTGGCTTGTTGGAGAATGCATTTGGACACAGGAATTAAAAAGCAAAGCGATTGTTTGGTTGTGCCAAAAAACAAAACAATCGATATTAAAATTAACAGACAGAGATTACAACAACAACGGAATGTCTGATCTATTGGCGCAGGAAGGTTCTGCGTATGATTTGAACATCAATATGTTCAACGTATTGCAGCATACCATCACAGGATGGCCGGGTGGAAAACCCAATACCGATGATTCGCATCGTCCGGAAAGAGCCAATCCAGCAAAAAAACGAGTGATTCTTTTTAGTCCACATCCGGATGATGATGTGATTTCTATGGGAGGAACTTTTTCAAAATTGATAAAACAAGGTCACGATGTACATGTAGTATATCAGACCTCCGGAAATATAGCGGTTACAGATGACGAAGCATTAAAATTTGCTGAGGTTGCCAAAGATTTTATTGGCGAAGCCGGTAGCGGAATCAACTTCACATCGGTAATTGAATTCTTAAACAACAAGTCAGAAAACGAGATCGATTCTCTTGAAGTTCGAAAATTAAAAGGATTAATAAGAAGAAGAGAATCTTATGCGGCCACAAGATATATTGGTTTAAAAGATGAGAATACGCACTTTTTAGATCTTCCGTTTTACGAAACAGGACAGGTAAAAAAGAATCCGTTAGGAGCTGAAGATATTGCCATTGTAAAAGATATTATCGCCAAGATAAAACCGCATCAGGTATTTGCAGCCGGAGATTTGGCAGATCCGCACGGAACGCACGAAGTTTGTCTGAATGCGATTTTTGCCGCCATGAAACAATTAAAACCAGAAAAATACATGGATGATTGCTGGTTATGGCTTTATAGAGGAGCCTGGCACGAATGGGACATTCATGAAATTGATATGGCTGTTCCGCTTTCTCCATCAGAAGTATTATTAAAACGTCATGCGATTTTATACCACCAATCTCAAAAAGACAGGGTTATGTTTCAGGGAAATGACTCTAGAGAATTCTGGGTGAGAGCCGAAGACCGTAACAAAAACACTGCGATCTTATACGATGATTTAGGATTAGCAGAATACGAAGCAATCGAAGCTTTTAAACGTTTTGATTATTAA